A window of the Miscanthus floridulus cultivar M001 chromosome 14, ASM1932011v1, whole genome shotgun sequence genome harbors these coding sequences:
- the LOC136504337 gene encoding probable GPI-anchored adhesin-like protein PGA55 isoform X3 — translation MPPSPSLRRSRSPARETYHKRTNSFGNVLPVKSKDDELALFSDMQKIETENFLLEPSEDFDDSIAKLSYFPEVKLGVNIPAHGESHDLLNADGDKNDYEWLLTPPETPLFRSLDDEENQSITQVSRGRAQSKPIQISRSSMMDNSQRASRSSASPSRLSPSPRSMGRTRSSSSASRSSPPLAVQSQTPSRRSSTPPIAKTLTPPQRSPSPVSRRMSTGSSGLTLNGTRGASPVKPNRRSSSPKLHGWQSNVPGFPFDAPSNLRTSLTDRPVCRSRGGSPSSFSGLENGSRGRRQSMSPTPSRRANSSHSIERDRMSSYSKASATSSGEDDLDSMQSVPISYSSSPVVKKSLVVMKTRTIASSKNLSKNFTPSSVPKRSFDSALWLMDHRKAPQDRFRPLLSGAPASTFGAGNGIDVHKPMFSHNSSLTTSRNASSYHGATFGSYTPGSQEQRDLVGEWEEDDSSRGHEDIFMFDKLDELNEEDIHYKSTESTDNSLVIVKHLVSGRQDLEGSRRPNQSLCHSTDSSQVGNSKIATCSRCGKLFDAMDVDEEGVYCDVCASKVGNIFTGSTVQTIGEENQQYDKTAKLKPCIASDPPIPTDCIGYSKEVSLDHQLVNSESYTDCLDQAPPIHSMGHTPQEMLLGQVEKIDAEHRKKHVGDSLGNTNDISFHRSSVTECEETKPTYLFIRDQMDNHNHGLSQCNETVSETMTSDNSPQLGSTTYQNPKLETTEGTGISVLLVPKSNSNKWPVVEGRALAATSILCSEPYYARDGVSMMKRSFGLDSSSAASSSDLGSSRQSTICFERLRSGKRGDFEKSQMSSTMSRQSIASVSDMSICSSSASLCPQSDAVGGSCFPIDTLESSTSRTLISSEENDAFCKDALPSAMEYSSSSQVIADDDSPVDLKSEVGDTTVENHSAGRMADMDHTSTNVYSLDTEMPSDTRESSGPEESCMPETEEDTYAISQCNKGSAPEHSSDENNFDDIQMQSEIVQGSAEENRLDDCYMSAISEEDVLISGQEADIRKLPNDEEFCAEVEGSRKQIQRCFTLEEAADTILFCSSIVHDLAYKAATIALENRKESEFVDSIRPTVTIVGGSFPKEESLPKLPHRRTPNRKVKRKRLEGETTTTETTEKDAVVKDSPPVCSASGIARNSDNMKPPKLESKCNCIIM, via the exons AGGAGATCAAGGTCTCCTGCACGGGAGACTTATCACAAGAGGACCAACAGTTTTGGAAATGTGCTTCCTGTGAAATCAAAGGATGACGAACTCGCTTTGTTCTCTGATATGCAGAAAATTGAGACGGAGAACTTCTTACTGGAACCGTCAGAGGATTTTGATGACTCAATCG CAAAATTGAGCTATTTCCCGGAAGTAAAACTTGGTGTTAACATTCCTGCCCATGGAGAAAGCCATGATTTGCTTAATGCGGACGGTGATAAAAATGATTATGAGTG GTTATTAACTCCTCCAGAAACTCCACTTTTTCGATCTTTGGATGACGAAGAAAACCAATCCATCACTCAGGTTTCTAGGGGCAGAGCTCAGAGCAAGCCTATACAAATTTCAAGATCATCCATG ATGGATAATAGTCAAAGAGCTAGTAGAAGCAGTGCAAGCCCAAGTAGGCTTAGCCCATCGCCACGCTCTATGGGAAGGACAAGATCATCTAGTTCAGCTTCTCGCTCTAGCCCACCACTTGCTGTTCAATCACAAACGCCATCACGAAGATCGTCAACCCCTCCGATTGCTAAGACATTAACACCTCCTCAAAGGTCTCCAAGTCCTGTCTCAAGAAGGATGAGTACTGGTTCAAGTGGTCTAACTTTGAATGGAACAAGAGGAGCTTCACCAGTGAAACCTAATCGCAGATCTTCTTCACCAAAGCTGCATGGATGGCAATCAAATGTTCCTGGTTTCCCTTTTGATGCGCCTTCAAACCTTCGCACATCTCTAACTGATCGTCCAGTATGCCGGTCAAGGGGTGGATCACCTTCATCTTTTAGTGGACTAGAAAATGGTTCAAGAGGTAGAAGACAGTCAATGTCTCCCACTCCATCTAGAAGAGCCAATTCGTCTCACAGCATTGAACGGGACCGAATGAGCTCATACAGCAAAGCTTCTGCAACATCATCTGGTGAGGATGATCTGGATTCTATGCAGTCTGTACCAATTAGCTACTCCAGTAGCCCAGTTGTGAAAAAGAGCTTGGTTGTGATGAAAACCAGAACCATTGCATCATCAAAGAATCTGTCCAAAAATTTCACACCTAGTTCTGTCCCGAAGCGGTCATTTGACTCTGCACTTTGGTTGATG GATCACCGCAAAGCTCCACAAGATAGGTTCCGACCACTTCTATCAGGTGCCCCTGCCAGCACATTTGGGGCTGGGAATGGAATTGATGTGCACAAACCTATGTTCTCACACAATTCCTCTTTGACAACTAGCAGAAATGCAAGCTCTTACCATGGTGCCACTTTTGGCTCTTATACGCCTGGCAGCCAAGAGCAACGTGATTTAGTTGGTGAATGGGAAGAAGATGATAGTTCTCGGGGTCATGAGGAtatatttatgtttgataaattGGATGAGCTAAATGAAGAAGACATTCATTACAAGAGCACGGAATCTACGGATAATTCACTGGTCATAGTAAAACATCTAGTAAGTGGAAGACAGGACTTGGAAGGAAGCAGAAGACCTAATCAGTCCTTATGCCATTCTACTGATAGTTCTCAGGTTGGCAATAGTAAAATTGCTACTTGCTCTAGATGTGGGAAGTTATTTGATGCGATGGATGTGGATGAAGAGGGTGTCTATTGTGATGTATGTGCTTCAAAGGTTGGGAATATCTTCACCGGTTCTACTGTACAAACTATTGGAGAAGAAAACCAGCAATATGATAAAACTGCAAAATTGAAACCTTGCATCGCATCTGATCCTCCCATACCCACAGATTGTATAGGCTATAGCAAAGAAGTATCTCTTGATCATCAACTAGTGAACAGTGAATCTTACACTGATTGCCTGGATCAGGCCCCTCCAATTCACTCAATGGGGCACACACCTCAGGAAATGCTACTGGGGCAGGTGGAAAAGATAGACGCAGAGCATAGAAAGAAACATGTTGGGGACTCATTAGGAAATACAAACGATATTTCCTTTCATCGATCTAGTGTGACTGAATGTGAAGAAACAAAACCAACATACCTTTTCATCAGAGACCAAATGGATAACCATAATCATGGATTGTCCCAATGTAATGAAACTGTCTCTGAAACTATGACCAGTGACAATTCTCCTCAATTGGGATCAACTACATATCAAAACCCTAAACTTGAAACTACTGAGGGTACTGGGATATCAGTATTGTTAGTCCCTAAGTCAAACAGCAATAAATGGCCTGTTGTAGAAGGGAGGGCCCTGGCTGCTACAAGTATTCTCTGTTCAGAACCCTATTATGCAAGAGATGGTGTCAGTATGATGAAGCGTAGCTTTGGACTGGACAGCTCTTCAGCTGCTTCTTCCAGTGATCTTGGGTCTTCGAGGCAATCAACCATATGTTTTGAGCGCCTTAGGAGTGGTAAGAGGGGTGACTTTGAGAAGTCTCAGATGAGCAGTACTATGAGTCGTCAAAGCATTGCTTCTGTGTCAGATATGTCAATTTGTAGCTCTTCAGCTTCACTTTGCCCTCAGAGTGATGCAGTAGGAGGTTCCTGTTTCCCAATTGACACTTTGGAAAGCAGCACTTCAAGAACATTGATCTCTTCTGAAGAAAATGATGCTTTTTGTAAGGATGCTTTGCCAAGTGCTATGGAATATTCGTCGTCTTCACAGGTTATTGCCGATGATGACAGTCCCGTTGACTTGAAAAGTGAGGTAGGAGATACAACAGTTGAGAATCATAGTGCTGGCAGAATGGCTGACATGGATCATACCAGTACAAATGTGTATTCTTTAGATACTGAAATGCCAAGTGATACCCGAGAGTCATCAGGCCCAGAGGAAAGTTGCATGCCTGAAACTGAAGAGGATACTTATGCCATCAGTCAGTGCAATAAAGGTAGTGCTCCCGAACATTCAAGTGATGAGAACAACTTTGATGATATTCAAATGCAGTCCGAAATAGTTCAGGGTTCAGCTGAGGAAAACAGATTGGATGATTGTTACATGTCTGCCATCTCCGAGGAGGACGTGTTGATTTCTGGACAAGAAGCTGACATAAGGAAACTTCCCAATGATG AAGAATTTTGTGCGGAAGTAGAAGGATCAAGGAAACAAATCCAGAGATGCTTCACATTGGAAGAGGCTGCTGATACAATTCTCTTCTGTAGTTCTATTGTCCATGACCTTGCATACAAGGCTGCGACTATTGCATTGGAAAACAGGAAGGAATCAGAGTTTGTCGACTCTATTCGCCCAACTGTTACAATAGTCGGAGGATCTTTTCCTAAGGAAGAGAGTTTACCAAAGCTGCCTCACAGACGAACTCCAAATCGTAAGGTCAAAAGGAAAAGATTGGAAGGTGAAACAACTACAACGGAAACTACAGAGAAAGATGCTGTTGTGAAAGACTCCCCCCCTGTATGTTCTGCATCGGGTATTGCAAGGAATTCAGAtaatatgaaacctccaaagctGGAGTCCAAGTGCAACTGTATAATCATGTAA